Proteins from a genomic interval of Syngnathoides biaculeatus isolate LvHL_M chromosome 23, ASM1980259v1, whole genome shotgun sequence:
- the dnajc5ga gene encoding dnaJ (Hsp40) homolog, subfamily C, member 5 gamma a isoform X2 — MVDPNANAHAPRPQRKMSTAGESVYKVLGLEKGASAEDIKKAYRKLALKYHPDKNPDNPEAAEKFKEINNANSILNDDTKRKIYDQYGSMGLYVSEQFGEESVKYYFLMSKWWFQALVLCCTLFSCCCCCCCCCLCCGKCKPPDDDESYQYVNPEDLEEQIKAEQDSGQPSSSGGAQTPDGKGAPIPLPMPPPPPPESVSQVSPSSLPPPTEQREEEKPRESLPESK; from the exons ATGGTTGACCCCAACGCCAACGCCCACGCCCCGCGGCCCCAGCGGAAGATGTCCACGGCGGGGGAAAGCGTCTACAAGGTGTTAGGACTGGAGAAAGGCGCCTCGGCTGAGGACATCAAGAAAGCCTACAG GAAGTTGGCGCTAAAGTACCACCCGGACAAGAATCCGGACAACCCGGAGGCGGCGGAGAAGTTCAAGGAGATCAACAACgccaactccatcctcaacGATGACACCAAGAGGAAGATCTACGACCAGTACGGTTCCATGGGACTCTACGTGTCCGAGCAATTTGGAGAAGAGAGCGTCAAGTACTACTTCCTCATGTCCAAGTGGTGGTTCCAG GCTTTGGTGCTGTGCTGCACGCTGTtcagctgctgctgttgctgctgctgctgctgcctctGCTGCGGCAAGTGCAAGCCGCCCGACGACGACGAAAGCTACCAGTACGTGAACCCCGAGGACCTGGAGGAGCAGATCAAGGCGGAGCAGGACAGCG GTCAGCCCTCGTCTAGCGGGGGCGCCCAGACCCCAGACGGCAAAGGCGCGCCCATCCCGCTCCCCatgccgcccccgcccccgccggaGTCCGTGTCCCAGGTGTCGCCGTCGTCCCTACCGCCGCCGACAGAGCAGCGAGAGGAGGAGAAGCCCCGCGAGAGCTTGCCCGAGTCGAAATGA
- the dnajc5ga gene encoding dnaJ (Hsp40) homolog, subfamily C, member 5 gamma a isoform X3 codes for MVDPNANAHAPRPQRKMSTAGESVYKVLGLEKGASAEDIKKAYRKLALKYHPDKNPDNPEAAEKFKEINNANSILNDDTKRKIYDQYGSMGLYVSEQFGEESVKYYFLMSKWWFQALVLCCTLFSCCCCCCCCCLCCGKCKPPDDDESYQYVNPEDLEEQIKAEQDSG; via the exons ATGGTTGACCCCAACGCCAACGCCCACGCCCCGCGGCCCCAGCGGAAGATGTCCACGGCGGGGGAAAGCGTCTACAAGGTGTTAGGACTGGAGAAAGGCGCCTCGGCTGAGGACATCAAGAAAGCCTACAG GAAGTTGGCGCTAAAGTACCACCCGGACAAGAATCCGGACAACCCGGAGGCGGCGGAGAAGTTCAAGGAGATCAACAACgccaactccatcctcaacGATGACACCAAGAGGAAGATCTACGACCAGTACGGTTCCATGGGACTCTACGTGTCCGAGCAATTTGGAGAAGAGAGCGTCAAGTACTACTTCCTCATGTCCAAGTGGTGGTTCCAG GCTTTGGTGCTGTGCTGCACGCTGTtcagctgctgctgttgctgctgctgctgctgcctctGCTGCGGCAAGTGCAAGCCGCCCGACGACGACGAAAGCTACCAGTACGTGAACCCCGAGGACCTGGAGGAGCAGATCAAGGCGGAGCAGGACAGCG GCTGA
- the dnajc5ga gene encoding dnaJ (Hsp40) homolog, subfamily C, member 5 gamma a isoform X1, with translation MVDPNANAHAPRPQRKMSTAGESVYKVLGLEKGASAEDIKKAYRKLALKYHPDKNPDNPEAAEKFKEINNANSILNDDTKRKIYDQYGSMGLYVSEQFGEESVKYYFLMSKWWFQALVLCCTLFSCCCCCCCCCLCCGKCKPPDDDESYQYVNPEDLEEQIKAEQDSGNTVIIGQPSSSGGAQTPDGKGAPIPLPMPPPPPPESVSQVSPSSLPPPTEQREEEKPRESLPESK, from the exons ATGGTTGACCCCAACGCCAACGCCCACGCCCCGCGGCCCCAGCGGAAGATGTCCACGGCGGGGGAAAGCGTCTACAAGGTGTTAGGACTGGAGAAAGGCGCCTCGGCTGAGGACATCAAGAAAGCCTACAG GAAGTTGGCGCTAAAGTACCACCCGGACAAGAATCCGGACAACCCGGAGGCGGCGGAGAAGTTCAAGGAGATCAACAACgccaactccatcctcaacGATGACACCAAGAGGAAGATCTACGACCAGTACGGTTCCATGGGACTCTACGTGTCCGAGCAATTTGGAGAAGAGAGCGTCAAGTACTACTTCCTCATGTCCAAGTGGTGGTTCCAG GCTTTGGTGCTGTGCTGCACGCTGTtcagctgctgctgttgctgctgctgctgctgcctctGCTGCGGCAAGTGCAAGCCGCCCGACGACGACGAAAGCTACCAGTACGTGAACCCCGAGGACCTGGAGGAGCAGATCAAGGCGGAGCAGGACAGCG gcaacacGGTAATCATAGGTCAGCCCTCGTCTAGCGGGGGCGCCCAGACCCCAGACGGCAAAGGCGCGCCCATCCCGCTCCCCatgccgcccccgcccccgccggaGTCCGTGTCCCAGGTGTCGCCGTCGTCCCTACCGCCGCCGACAGAGCAGCGAGAGGAGGAGAAGCCCCGCGAGAGCTTGCCCGAGTCGAAATGA